The following proteins are co-located in the Neomonachus schauinslandi chromosome 8, ASM220157v2, whole genome shotgun sequence genome:
- the CLPSL2 gene encoding colipase-like protein 2 yields MATAFVLLVGVLLPCWGEFLPFKKRFMKVNGAECSHHSECSSDCCLIDLDRAGAFCAPKARIAMLCLFQTKGAINIICPCQSGLSCISKDPVCSRRCHLI; encoded by the exons ATGGCCACAGCCTTCGTGCTCCTCGTGGGGGTCCTGCTCCCTTGCTGGGGCGAGTTCCTGCCCTTTAAAAAGAGGTTCATGAAG GTGAATGGGGCTGAGTGCTCCCACCACTCTGAGTGTTCCAGTGACTGCTGCCTAATAGACCTGGACCGTGCTGGTGCCTTCTGTGCCCCTAAGGCCAGAATCGCCATGCTGTGCTTGTTCCAG ACCAAGGGAGCCATCAACATCATATGCCCCTGCCAAAGCGGCTTGAGCTGCATATCCAAGGACCCAGTCTGTTCCCGCCGGTGCCATTTGATTTAG